In Archangium violaceum, the following are encoded in one genomic region:
- a CDS encoding elastin, which produces MVGILSSVMLAGLLTAGPDGFSFDGPEVTARSVGNVGFFTQGTVPFTDLFERGTGSVELSVRDRIGDPRATYGDSGSLVATFVIAGETYRVEMDRAGFPPAQALSGTVTGTLPPPPAQAIGGGVLLNQDVHGMSGLGFPSTTQVHAVAAVWGVGRVWRNGALLSDTALIYASALSHGAHADDDTFRVLPVARQGDTEVEVLVWNLPPTSEPRGFIQLGFDDVAITVDGASVPSVAAMPAAGLFAGVPSPSTPVPGGSSPASVPSTSSQPQQQQGVGGSGLAGTGQTDTGAVAGTQPGVTLGTGLSPQAGTQQGTPETDITLPGVARSLDDSAVAFENPGRVSTSRPRADQPDALPDGTRPETIPPSFVSPDNTGRVAISVGAPSTPGDFDAQVPGLQPNPLPGNFLNPERQTTSTQLPPTTVSGFVPQTPVQQPTQLSTSGSFSVVSSVPGVPVGSGFAFGGPRLATGVIQTPGTAQSRTVAVPLVSTPQPINAQQPVPLVSTPQPINAQPAVPLIASPPPLNSQPISGTLPGSPASAATAVPGATTPTTTPGLVPPVTGTTGGTSGGAAPSP; this is translated from the coding sequence ATGGTGGGAATCCTCTCCAGTGTCATGCTCGCCGGGCTGCTCACGGCCGGCCCGGACGGCTTCAGCTTCGACGGTCCCGAGGTCACCGCTCGCTCGGTGGGGAACGTCGGTTTCTTCACACAAGGCACCGTTCCCTTCACGGACCTCTTCGAGCGGGGTACCGGCTCGGTCGAGTTGAGCGTGAGGGACCGCATTGGCGACCCCCGGGCCACCTATGGTGACTCCGGGAGCCTCGTCGCCACCTTCGTCATTGCCGGTGAGACGTACCGGGTGGAGATGGACCGGGCGGGTTTCCCGCCTGCCCAGGCCCTGTCCGGGACCGTCACGGGAACGTTGCCTCCACCTCCGGCCCAGGCCATCGGGGGTGGGGTGCTGCTGAACCAGGACGTGCACGGCATGTCGGGGCTCGGCTTCCCCAGCACGACGCAGGTGCACGCGGTGGCGGCGGTGTGGGGCGTGGGCCGCGTCTGGCGCAACGGGGCGCTGCTCTCGGACACGGCCCTCATCTACGCCTCCGCGCTGAGCCACGGGGCGCACGCGGACGACGACACCTTCCGCGTGCTGCCGGTAGCCCGGCAGGGAGACACCGAGGTGGAGGTGCTGGTCTGGAACCTGCCGCCCACCTCCGAGCCTCGTGGCTTCATCCAGCTGGGCTTCGACGACGTGGCCATTACCGTCGATGGCGCCTCGGTGCCCTCGGTCGCGGCGATGCCCGCGGCGGGCCTGTTCGCGGGGGTGCCGTCGCCGAGCACGCCAGTGCCAGGGGGGTCTTCGCCCGCGTCCGTCCCCAGCACCTCGTCGCAGCCACAGCAGCAGCAGGGTGTGGGGGGCTCCGGACTGGCGGGCACCGGACAGACGGACACGGGGGCCGTGGCGGGCACGCAGCCGGGTGTCACGCTGGGGACGGGCTTGTCGCCCCAGGCGGGGACGCAGCAGGGAACGCCGGAGACCGACATCACCCTGCCGGGAGTCGCACGGTCCCTGGATGACTCGGCCGTGGCCTTCGAGAACCCGGGCCGGGTGTCGACCTCCCGGCCGCGAGCCGACCAGCCCGATGCGCTGCCGGACGGGACGCGGCCGGAGACCATCCCTCCCTCCTTCGTGTCGCCGGACAACACGGGACGGGTGGCGATCAGCGTGGGCGCGCCCTCGACGCCCGGTGATTTCGACGCGCAGGTCCCCGGGTTGCAGCCGAACCCCCTCCCGGGCAACTTCCTCAACCCCGAGCGTCAGACGACCTCTACCCAGCTGCCCCCCACCACGGTGAGCGGCTTCGTACCGCAGACCCCGGTGCAGCAGCCCACCCAGCTGTCCACCAGTGGCTCGTTCTCCGTGGTGTCGTCGGTTCCCGGGGTGCCCGTCGGGTCGGGCTTCGCCTTCGGTGGCCCCCGGCTGGCGACCGGAGTGATTCAGACGCCAGGGACCGCGCAGTCGCGGACGGTCGCGGTGCCGCTCGTCTCCACGCCGCAGCCCATCAACGCGCAGCAGCCGGTGCCGCTCGTCTCCACGCCACAGCCCATCAACGCGCAGCCCGCGGTGCCCCTCATCGCCAGTCCGCCGCCGCTCAACTCGCAACCCATCTCGGGGACGCTCCCGGGTTCCCCGGCGTCGGCGGCCACGGCCGTTCCAGGTGCGACGACGCCGACGACGACTCCGGGCCTGGTGCCCCCGGTGACGGGCACCACCGGGGGGACTTCGGGTGGCGCGGCTCCCTCGCCCTGA
- a CDS encoding DUF507 family protein: MRLYPKVIPIISREVVQRLMQDGDIEVEPMRVADAEMDLSAIMREYLANEERVNQATREALERRGYDYSKFNQVKREMADVRGFKMGDEGIEYVINQMIEFLLISRNVEEVYAADNILRQKIHVVMKKHLDVDEEIDKEARSRLKHLQEGTSAFDIEYNKTVEQIRRARGLI; this comes from the coding sequence ATGAGGCTCTATCCAAAGGTGATCCCGATCATCTCCCGGGAGGTCGTCCAAAGGTTGATGCAGGACGGGGATATCGAGGTGGAGCCGATGCGCGTGGCTGACGCCGAGATGGACCTGTCCGCCATCATGCGCGAGTACCTGGCCAACGAGGAGCGCGTGAACCAGGCCACGCGCGAGGCCTTGGAGCGTCGCGGTTACGACTACTCCAAGTTCAACCAGGTCAAGCGTGAGATGGCCGACGTTCGCGGCTTCAAGATGGGCGACGAGGGCATCGAATACGTCATCAACCAGATGATCGAATTCCTCCTCATCAGCCGGAACGTCGAGGAGGTCTACGCCGCCGACAACATCCTGCGGCAGAAGATCCACGTGGTGATGAAGAAGCACCTCGACGTGGACGAGGAGATCGACAAGGAGGCCCGCTCCCGCCTGAAGCACCTGCAGGAGGGCACCAGCGCCTTCGACATCGAGTACAACAAGACGGTGGAGCAGATCCGCCGCGCTCGCGGTCTCATCTAG
- the uvrC gene encoding excinuclease ABC subunit UvrC yields the protein MDAKLQAKLDALPTEPGVYLMKDRQGEIIYVGKAVNLRNRVRSYFTRTGDTRAFVSLLDRFLGDIETVLVHNEKEALLLENELIKKHKPRFNVLLKDDKQYISLRLDRSQDYPRLEVVRKYQKDGARYFGPYSSASAIRETLRIINRFFHLRTCTDHVLANRKRPCLLHQIGRCPAPCVYPVSVEEYRKSVDEVALFLEGKAGELVDGLRARMKQASSELKFEEAARIRDQLLAIERSLERQKVATTDFKDQDVFAAHREGDRLLVYVLYVRQGRLNGGMAFPLGSQEFPDEELLPSFVNLYYDQGNFVPEEVLLPLDIEEREGLEALLTERKGDRVRVMVPKRGEKRDLVEMAQKNAEQATIERRRTKDETEVVLRRLQERLHLRNLPRRMECFDISHFQGASIVASQVAATDGEIDKSRYRRYRIKTLEKQDDFASMHEVITRRLQRGQEEGDLPDLLVIDGGKGQLASALAAAKDVGIEGVDIISLAKSRDQEVHDRDEESSRSPERVFIPHRKDPIVLRQNSAELYLLARLRDEAHRFAITFQQKSMRKGNFHSVLEDIPGVGDVRKKLLLRHFGSLKRVREATIEELAEVLGPTVSERVHAALHGHPEEESEDPIREASLADAGALVDEKSEEGSPPGSP from the coding sequence ATGGACGCGAAGCTCCAGGCCAAGCTGGACGCCCTGCCCACCGAGCCCGGCGTGTACCTGATGAAGGACCGCCAGGGTGAGATCATCTACGTGGGCAAGGCGGTCAACCTGCGCAACCGCGTGCGCTCCTACTTCACCCGCACCGGGGACACGCGCGCCTTCGTGTCGCTGCTGGATCGGTTCCTCGGCGACATCGAGACGGTGCTCGTCCACAACGAGAAGGAAGCCCTCCTCCTCGAGAACGAGCTCATCAAGAAGCACAAGCCGCGCTTCAACGTCCTGCTCAAGGACGACAAGCAGTACATCTCGCTGCGGCTGGATCGCTCCCAGGACTACCCGCGGCTGGAGGTGGTGCGGAAGTACCAGAAGGACGGCGCGCGCTACTTCGGCCCGTACTCCAGCGCGAGCGCCATCCGCGAGACCCTGCGCATCATCAACCGCTTCTTCCACCTGCGCACGTGCACGGACCACGTGCTCGCCAACCGCAAGCGGCCCTGTCTGCTGCACCAGATCGGCCGCTGCCCCGCGCCCTGCGTCTACCCCGTCTCCGTGGAGGAGTACCGCAAGAGCGTGGACGAGGTGGCCCTCTTCCTGGAGGGCAAGGCCGGCGAGCTGGTGGACGGACTGCGCGCGCGCATGAAGCAGGCCTCCAGCGAGCTCAAGTTCGAGGAGGCCGCGCGCATCCGGGATCAGCTCCTCGCCATCGAGCGCAGCCTCGAGCGCCAGAAGGTGGCCACCACCGACTTCAAGGACCAGGACGTCTTCGCCGCCCACCGCGAGGGGGATCGGCTGCTCGTGTACGTCCTCTACGTTCGCCAGGGCCGGCTCAACGGCGGCATGGCCTTCCCGCTCGGCAGCCAGGAGTTCCCCGACGAGGAGCTGCTGCCGTCCTTCGTCAACCTCTATTACGACCAGGGCAACTTCGTCCCCGAGGAGGTGTTGCTCCCGCTCGACATCGAGGAGCGTGAGGGTCTGGAGGCGCTGCTCACCGAGCGCAAGGGCGACAGGGTGCGCGTGATGGTGCCCAAGCGCGGCGAGAAGCGCGACCTGGTGGAGATGGCGCAGAAGAACGCCGAGCAGGCCACGATCGAGCGCCGCCGCACCAAGGACGAGACGGAGGTGGTGCTGCGCCGGCTCCAGGAGCGGCTCCACCTGCGCAACCTGCCGCGCCGCATGGAGTGCTTCGACATCTCGCACTTCCAGGGCGCCAGCATCGTCGCCTCCCAGGTGGCCGCCACCGACGGGGAGATCGACAAGTCCCGCTACCGCCGCTACCGCATCAAGACCCTGGAGAAGCAGGACGACTTCGCCAGCATGCACGAGGTCATCACCCGCCGGCTCCAACGCGGCCAGGAGGAGGGGGACCTGCCCGACCTGCTGGTCATCGATGGAGGCAAGGGACAGCTCGCCAGCGCGCTCGCCGCCGCCAAGGACGTGGGCATCGAGGGCGTGGACATCATCTCCCTGGCCAAGAGCCGGGACCAGGAGGTGCACGACCGGGACGAGGAGAGTTCCCGCAGCCCGGAACGTGTGTTCATCCCCCACCGCAAGGATCCCATCGTCCTGCGGCAGAACTCGGCGGAGCTCTACCTGCTCGCCCGCCTGCGCGACGAGGCCCACCGCTTCGCCATCACCTTCCAGCAAAAAAGCATGCGCAAGGGCAACTTCCACTCCGTCCTGGAGGACATCCCCGGGGTGGGGGACGTGCGCAAGAAGCTGCTCCTGCGCCACTTCGGCTCGCTCAAGCGGGTGCGCGAGGCCACCATCGAGGAGCTGGCCGAGGTGCTCGGGCCCACGGTGTCCGAGCGGGTCCACGCGGCGCTCCATGGCCACCCCGAGGAGGAATCGGAGGATCCCATCCGCGAAGCGTCCCTGGCGGATGCGGGTGCCCTGGTGGACGAAAAGTCAGAAGAAGGGTCGCCACCCGGCTCGCCGTGA